One Salvelinus sp. IW2-2015 linkage group LG4q.2, ASM291031v2, whole genome shotgun sequence DNA window includes the following coding sequences:
- the LOC111963039 gene encoding protein LBH — protein sequence MTEVMNTQEPVIKDFNVAGAVSGDQGISFQIFPDTHERNPKLSKRLPSIVVEPSDGGNVESGELRWPPMDPNSVEAPGGMQPHKHTPLQTTQDQTADEDLNLGVQDSSEVVYGAVVEESN from the exons ATGACTGAGGTGATGAACACACAGGAACCTGTGATAAAGGACTTCAATGTAGCTGGAGCAGTATCAGGGGATCAGGGCATATCCTTTCAG ATTTTCCCAGATACCCATGAGCGGAATCCCAAGCTATCCAAGAGACTTCCCTCTATTGTGGTGGAGCCCTCTGATGGGGGCAATGTGGAAAGCGGGGAGCTCCGCTGGCCCCCTATGGATCCCAACTCTGTAGAGGCCCCAGGCGGGATGCAGCCCCACAAACACACTCCTCTTCAGACCACACAGGACCAGACCGCAG ATGAAGATCTGAATCTCGGGGTGCAGGACAGCAGTGAAGTGGTGTATGGGGCCGTAGTGGAGGAATCTAACTGA
- the LOC139027668 gene encoding neuroblast differentiation-associated protein AHNAK-like: MPTLKFPQFGAAAPNITVEVPDVDKDIKVHESEIPESKLTMSAINIEKPSVDLKGPSIDVDMKSKTLEIVTLPEASADGQPPRIELKLSSGEVEMPEGAATEIDVKMKKPRMSFGWFSKPEVKSPVVNVSLPKGDISLPGGKVEVKEPAVEIKAPEIQVEMKHGIELEGQRSKFKLPQFGILLPKVKGPEIGLSVSKTDVDVDLPERRADQLPDVEVGVPSVEVEIPEAVSKDIDVKMKKSRMSFPTFGFSKPEVKAPEVDVSLPKVDISLPEGKVEVKEPEVEIEAPEIQVEIKHDVEHEGQGSIFKLSTFGMSLPKVKGPEMDLSLSKKVIEVTLPEASVEVQPPSVELKVPSGEIKMPDGAATGIDVKMNIPQMSFGWFSKPEVKSPEVDVSLPKVNISLPEGNVEVKEPEVEMKALESQVEMKHEGLSVDGKLQTSEMAFKMATFKFPTFGATSKVVVDVSDKEKDINVPGVEIIDQLLGASLQIDLPEHGDTVDIKGSREVQLHDAGSERPSVKGGMAIAEVDVPEVEVSKLTIDDKGNGSPSKGQGSPSKGQGSPSKFKLPSFKMPRLSISKSKPENEHDDINPNVILENYEIQVKPQEPEKSPKLTLTTFGEVLRSIDVEFDVPKLEEVEEKLTGSREDITASGKTELNAQTSVETQSKHKEEEAKEKSKFGWFKFPTVGLSSSESAKTLEKYTSEKEGSEKSPDSVEQDVSLTFSVHSSDAFADISSTVTSEQFGPSLASPTKVTVKYSDPIATEVQGDVITSTARTKLIAFEPYLAEKVTTPMSSGVSSSSVDTLKLESGTHVSTSNIQAIPDTQKATLLTDFGLQTGTTGVSSASWSVDDTNKTQSEGQTVIERHVVMEMSGTDRETVFITQKATHVFGAEHISDETASSIKQMKDTMQSEKMTFFDGAELE; the protein is encoded by the coding sequence ATGCCAACTTTAAAATTCCCTCAATTTGGAGCAGCTGCTCCAAACATCACAGTAGAGGTACCTGATGTGGACAAGGACATCAAGGTTCATGAATCTGAAATTCCAGAAAGCAAGCTGACAATGTCAGCCATTAACATTGAAAAGCCAAGTGTTGACCTTAAAGGCCCATCTATAGATGTGGATATGAAGAGTAAAACACTTGAAATTGTCACTTTACCAGAGGCCAGCGCGGATGGCCAACCACCTAGAATTGAACTCAAATTGTCTTCTGGTGAAGTTGAAATGCCTGAAGGAGCTGCTACAGAGATTGATGTGAAAATGAAAAAGCCACGGATGTCATTTGGATGGTTTTCAAAACCAGAAGTGAAATCACCGGTGGTTAATGTCAGTCTTCCAAAGGGGGATATTTCTCTTCCAGGGGGAAAGGTGGAAGTCAAAGAGCCAGCCGTGGAAATTAAAGCTCCAGAAATTCAAGTTGAAATGAAACATGGAATTGAGCTTGAGGGACAAAGAAGTAAGTTCAAACTACCACAATTTGGAATCTTATTGCCGAAGGTTAAAGGTCCTGAAATTGGCTTAAGTGTCTCAAAGACAGATGTAGATGTCGACTtaccagagagaagagcagaccaACTACCTGATGTTGAAGTCGGAGTGCCCTCTGTTGAAGTTGAAATACCAGAAGCAGTTTCTAAAGATATTGATGTGAAAATGAAAAAGTCCCGAATGTCATTCCCCACATTTGGATTTTCAAAACCAGAAGTTAAAGCACCTGAGGTTGATGTCAGTCTTCCAAAGGTGGATATTTCTCTTCCAGAGGGAAAGGTGGAGGTCAAAGAGCCTGAGGTGGAAATTGAAGCTCCAGAGATTCAAGTTGAAATTAAACATGATGTTGAACATGAGGGACAAGGAAGTATATTCAAACTATCAACGTTTGGAATGTCATTGCCAAAGGTAAAAGGTCCTGAGATGGATTTAAGTTTATCAAAGAAAGTCATAGAAGTCACCTTACCAGAGGCCAGCGTGGAGGTCCAACCACCTAGCGTTGAACTCAAAGTGCCTTCTGGTGAAATTAAAATGCCCGATGGAGCTGCTACAGGAATTgatgtgaaaatgaacataccaCAGATGTCATTTGGATGGTTTTCCAAACCAGAAGTGAAATCACCTGAGGTTGATGTCAGTCTTCCAAAGGTGAACATTTCACTTCCAGAGGGAAATGTGGAGGTCAAAGAGCCTGAGGTGGAAATGAAAGCTCTGGAGAGTCAAGTTGAAATGAAACATGAAGGTTTATCAGTTgatggaaaactacaaacatcaGAGATGGCATTCAAAATGGCAACATTCAAATTCCCTACATTTGGTGCAACGTCAAAGGTTGTAGTCGATGTCTCTGATAAAGAGAAGGATATTAATGTGCCTGGGGTAGAAATTATAGATCAACTACTTGGAGCTTCATTACAAATTGATTTACCGGAACACGGGGACACAGTTGACATTAAAGGATCTAGAGAAGTACAGCTACATGATGCTGGATCTGAAAGGCCCTCAGTTAAAGGTGGAATGGCAATAGCCGAAGTGGATGTTCCTGAAGTTGAAGTTTCAAAACTGACAATTGATGATAAAGGCAATGGCTCCCCCAGCAAAGGTCAAGGCTCACCCAGTAAAGGTCAAGGCTCGCCTAGTAAATTCAAACTTCCAAGCTTCAAAATGCCCAGATTGAGCATTTCAAAATCCAAACCTGAGAATGAACATGATGATATAAATCCAAATGTTATTTTGGAGAATTATGAGATTCAAGTGAAACCACAAGAACCAGAGAAATCACCAAAGTTGACTTTGACAACATTTGGGGAGGTATTAAGAAGCATTGATGTTGAATTTGATGTTCCCAAATTAGAGGAAGTGGAAGAGAAGCTCACAGGCTCAAGGGAAGATATAACAGCCTCAGGGAAAACCGAACTAAATGCTCAAACCAGTGTTGAAACCCAGTCTAAGCATAAAGAGGAAGAAGCCAAAGAAAAATCTAAATTTGGGTGGTTTAAGTTTCCCACAGTTGGACTATCTTCTTCAGAATCTGCCAAGACTTTAGAAAAATACACTTCTGAGAAAGAAGGAAGTGAGAAAAGCCCTGACTCTGTGGAACAGGACGTCAGCTTGACCTTTTCAGTACACTCATCGGATGCTTTTGCAGATATTAGTTCAACAGTCACAAGCGAACAATTTGGTCCATCATTGGCCTCTCCAACCAAAGTCACAGTGAAATACTCCGACCCTATTGCCACTGAGGTACAGGGTGATGTCATCACCTCCACAGCAAGGACAAAATTGATCGCCTTTGAACCCTACTTGGCAGAGAAAGTCACCACTCCAATGTCCTCCGGAGTTTCCTCCTCATCAGTGGACACCCTAAAATTGGAGTCTGGTACACATGTCAGCACATCCAATATACAAGCAATACCAGACACACAGAAGGCCACGCTCTTAACAGATTTTGGATTGCAGACAGGGACCACTGGAGTTTCTTCTGCATCTTGGTCAGTGGACGACACCAACAAAACACAGAGTGAAGGGCAAACAGTTATTGAGAGGCATGTAGTTATGGAAATGTCAGGCACTGACAGGGAAACGGTTTTCATAACCCAAAAAGCTACACATGTGTTTGGGGCTGAGCACATCTCAGATGAAACAGCCTCATCTATCAAACAGATGAAAGACACTATGCAGTCTGAGAAAATGACATTTTTTGATGGGGCTGAATTGGAGTGA